In Apilactobacillus bombintestini, one genomic interval encodes:
- the scpB gene encoding SMC-Scp complex subunit ScpB, which translates to MKNKLVSKLAELEGLIYISGEDGISLDDLPDLLGVSNEELNSLVEKLKTKFVSNDSPFTLVTYSNKIQLATKEELNDLVKSYLKNDDNFSLTQTALETLTIIAYNQPITRVEVDDIRGVNSSKTVQRLVRQGLIVASGHKKVPGHPKLYITTENFLKLFGIDDLKKLPKIDNDLLLKEENNG; encoded by the coding sequence GTGAAAAATAAGTTGGTAAGTAAGTTAGCAGAATTAGAGGGATTAATTTATATATCAGGCGAGGATGGTATTTCATTGGATGATTTACCTGACTTACTAGGTGTTAGTAATGAAGAACTTAATTCATTAGTAGAAAAATTAAAAACCAAATTTGTGTCTAATGATTCACCATTTACTCTTGTAACTTATTCTAATAAGATACAGTTAGCTACTAAAGAAGAGTTAAATGATTTAGTTAAGTCGTATTTAAAAAATGATGATAACTTTTCTTTAACCCAAACGGCATTAGAAACTCTTACTATAATTGCATATAATCAACCCATTACTAGAGTTGAAGTGGATGATATTAGGGGAGTTAATAGTAGTAAGACTGTTCAAAGGTTGGTAAGACAGGGATTAATTGTAGCATCTGGCCATAAGAAAGTTCCTGGCCATCCTAAGTTATACATAACAACAGAGAATTTTTTGAAGTTGTTTGGAATTGATGATTTAAAGAAATTACCAAAAATAGATAATGATCTATTATTAAAGGAGGAAAATAATGGCTGA
- a CDS encoding pseudouridine synthase: MAERLQKVMAKAGVASRRKSEGIIQEGRVKVNGQVVTELGTKVKVSDEVMVDGLPINKEEPVYFLLYKPRRIISSASDEKKRKTVLDFFPDVEERIYPVGRLDYDTSGLILLTNDGELDNRLTHPKYEVDKTYVAKVEGIPTNDELKQLRLGVVIHGKKTSPAKTNVLETDKKKKKAVVQITIHEGKNHEVKNMFKAIGHPVEKLKRESYAFLNLRGLQPGDYRPLKKFEVDKLYEITEKK; this comes from the coding sequence ATGGCTGAAAGATTACAAAAAGTTATGGCTAAAGCTGGTGTAGCTTCTAGAAGAAAATCAGAAGGCATCATACAAGAAGGCCGAGTAAAGGTTAATGGTCAAGTAGTTACTGAATTAGGAACCAAGGTTAAAGTATCTGATGAAGTTATGGTAGATGGTTTGCCTATTAACAAAGAAGAACCAGTTTACTTTCTTTTGTATAAACCAAGAAGAATAATATCTTCCGCTTCAGATGAAAAGAAACGTAAGACAGTGCTAGATTTCTTTCCTGATGTAGAAGAAAGAATCTATCCAGTAGGTAGATTGGATTATGACACTTCTGGATTAATTTTATTAACTAATGATGGGGAATTGGATAATCGTTTGACTCATCCTAAGTATGAAGTTGATAAAACTTATGTAGCCAAAGTAGAAGGAATTCCTACCAATGATGAATTAAAACAACTTCGTTTAGGGGTAGTAATTCATGGTAAAAAGACTAGTCCAGCTAAGACAAATGTATTGGAAACTGATAAAAAGAAGAAAAAGGCAGTTGTTCAAATAACTATTCATGAAGGTAAAAATCACGAAGTAAAGAATATGTTCAAGGCAATTGGACATCCTGTAGAAAAATTAAAACGTGAATCATATGCCTTTTTGAATTTACGTGGACTACAACCAGGAGACTACCGTCCATTAAAGAAATTTGAAGTGGACAAATTATATGAAATAACAGAAAAAAAGTAA
- a CDS encoding ECF transporter S component codes for MTNSHHLSLRKLVQVSILGGLAYLLTYLSVPIIPIAPYMKLDFGDIPILLATVLLSTRSGIVVALLRSLLYFIFTGISVINLIGVSSLLVASLTIIFSVTIIDQLLNSKIKYVAMIILETLSLTVIMSLMNYFIITPLYMQLTGFKLSFSLSSSIIYIVVPFNIIKGLFIGIIFVLLIKHSKTWEKYREKG; via the coding sequence ATGACAAATAGTCACCATTTAAGTTTAAGAAAGTTGGTGCAAGTTTCTATTTTAGGAGGATTGGCGTACCTATTAACATATTTATCGGTTCCTATCATTCCTATTGCACCATACATGAAATTAGATTTTGGTGATATACCTATATTATTAGCTACAGTATTGCTATCAACTAGAAGTGGTATTGTAGTCGCACTATTACGATCATTATTGTATTTTATCTTTACAGGAATTTCTGTAATTAATTTAATAGGAGTTAGTTCGCTATTAGTAGCTAGCTTAACTATTATTTTTTCTGTAACTATTATTGATCAATTATTAAATAGCAAGATAAAATACGTAGCTATGATTATATTGGAGACTTTATCATTAACCGTCATTATGAGTTTAATGAACTACTTTATAATTACTCCACTTTATATGCAATTGACTGGTTTTAAATTAAGTTTTAGCTTATCTAGTTCTATTATTTATATAGTAGTTCCATTTAATATCATAAAAGGGTTATTTATAGGTATTATTTTTGTCTTGTTAATTAAACACAGCAAGACTTGGGAAAAATATAGAGAAAAAGGATAA
- a CDS encoding helix-turn-helix domain-containing protein codes for MNKELLILFLSAKQPRRIKLIENLLSGKRTVSTLFWAMRYNILQYSGVLRRVHFNDYHKDLNSLLNNKYIKKVDDYRYLLTDKGQKQKDSMLESFYIIKNNSFRYDYDVSLFKERFLLATQVVSEYSYKNTNYYPTKTNMQSSYIVKKWFIKNKKDISVRFRDYLVKYLSQISDDKANILAQLLIGHDVLGMTARQMAKHINRSTLEEFFIESDLWINLIQYIENDNNDFLKPLLKNIVNEKINSHAIETYKLFARNNSLKSISNMLHVKISTVKEHLIECAIWMPKDNFPYKKILTKNMIELMNDTFENKNIDDWKFNDLPKTNGMDFFNFRIYQIMRSK; via the coding sequence ATGAACAAAGAATTATTGATTTTGTTTTTATCAGCAAAGCAACCACGTCGTATAAAATTAATAGAAAATTTATTAAGTGGGAAGAGAACAGTTTCTACTCTTTTTTGGGCTATGCGATATAACATACTTCAATATTCTGGAGTTTTGAGAAGAGTTCATTTTAATGATTATCATAAAGACCTAAATTCACTACTTAACAATAAATATATTAAAAAGGTGGATGATTATCGTTATTTATTAACAGATAAAGGTCAAAAACAAAAGGATTCGATGTTAGAATCCTTCTACATAATAAAAAATAATTCATTTAGATATGATTATGATGTTAGTTTGTTTAAGGAAAGATTTTTACTTGCTACACAGGTAGTTTCAGAGTATAGCTACAAAAATACTAATTATTATCCTACAAAAACTAATATGCAAAGTTCATATATAGTAAAGAAATGGTTTATAAAAAATAAAAAAGATATTTCAGTTAGATTTCGAGATTACTTGGTGAAATATTTGTCACAAATCTCTGATGATAAAGCTAATATCTTGGCGCAATTGCTTATCGGACATGATGTTTTAGGGATGACTGCACGTCAGATGGCTAAACACATAAACAGGAGCACTTTAGAAGAATTTTTTATCGAATCAGATTTATGGATAAATTTGATCCAATATATAGAAAATGACAATAATGATTTTTTAAAGCCGCTTTTAAAAAACATTGTTAACGAAAAAATTAATAGCCATGCGATAGAAACATATAAATTATTTGCACGAAATAATTCATTGAAAAGCATATCAAACATGTTGCATGTTAAGATTTCCACGGTAAAAGAACATTTAATTGAATGTGCAATATGGATGCCTAAAGATAATTTTCCCTACAAAAAAATATTAACTAAGAATATGATTGAATTAATGAATGATACTTTCGAAAACAAGAATATCGATGATTGGAAATTTAATGATTTACCAAAGACAAATGGGATGGATTTCTTTAATTTTAGAATTTATCAAATTATGAGGAGTAAGTGA
- a CDS encoding RecQ family ATP-dependent DNA helicase, which translates to MLSDTQLKEKLKHWFGFNDFRPGQKKVIQSLLNAKDTLAVLPTGTGKTLIYQYFGKTNNKMVLIVSPLISLMQDQVDRMRYLGEKNTIALTSSLNWMEKRQVINSLSSYKYVYVSPEMLSNVDVLNALRKCSIGLMVIDEAHCINQWGPDFRPEYLNLKNIISKLGHPLMLLLTATASNRVIDDIKEKLALPQVHTIKYSTNRPNILLSVEKFMDMTDKNERLLSLVEKLTKPGIIYFSSKKVADATQEWLSSKTNFRIEVYHADLDTDTRYRIQHQFMDDQIDIICATSAFGMGIDKNNIRFVIHYHVPSNLESYVQEMGRAGRDGEKSVSIILYKENDEILQRNFVDETIPTDQMIDFFYKHAKQLKNNQMDEKSELIDYYLENGYSATDTINLFSERKISQFRALRAMIGYVKTDDCRRKYLLKYFNEDYNNHNENCCDGLNTQLNLQDNGLLKGINPYKNHKNNKKWQDIVKTLFYNN; encoded by the coding sequence ATGTTAAGTGATACTCAACTAAAAGAAAAACTTAAACATTGGTTCGGATTCAACGATTTTCGTCCTGGACAAAAGAAAGTAATTCAATCACTGCTAAATGCTAAAGATACGTTAGCTGTTTTACCTACTGGAACCGGGAAAACATTAATTTATCAATACTTTGGAAAAACTAATAATAAAATGGTTTTGATAGTTTCTCCATTAATTTCTTTAATGCAGGATCAAGTAGATAGAATGAGGTATTTAGGAGAAAAGAATACGATTGCATTGACTTCTAGTCTTAATTGGATGGAAAAAAGACAAGTGATTAATTCTTTAAGTAGCTATAAATATGTATATGTATCACCTGAAATGCTTTCAAATGTGGATGTTTTAAATGCATTAAGAAAGTGTTCAATAGGGTTGATGGTAATTGATGAAGCACATTGTATTAATCAATGGGGACCTGATTTTCGTCCAGAATACTTAAATTTAAAGAATATTATAAGTAAACTAGGTCATCCATTAATGTTGTTACTGACTGCTACTGCTTCAAATAGAGTTATAGATGATATTAAGGAAAAATTAGCACTTCCGCAGGTTCATACTATAAAATATTCTACTAATCGTCCTAATATATTATTATCAGTTGAAAAATTTATGGATATGACTGATAAAAATGAACGGTTATTAAGTTTGGTTGAAAAATTAACTAAACCAGGGATTATTTACTTTTCTAGCAAAAAAGTCGCTGATGCTACTCAAGAATGGTTAAGTAGCAAGACCAACTTTCGTATTGAAGTTTATCATGCTGATTTAGATACAGATACACGATATCGTATCCAACATCAATTTATGGATGATCAAATTGACATTATTTGTGCAACCAGCGCATTTGGAATGGGAATAGATAAAAATAATATTAGATTCGTTATACACTATCATGTTCCATCTAACTTGGAATCATATGTTCAAGAAATGGGTAGAGCCGGTAGAGATGGCGAAAAGAGTGTATCTATTATCTTGTATAAAGAAAATGATGAAATCCTACAAAGAAACTTTGTGGATGAGACTATTCCTACTGATCAAATGATTGACTTTTTCTATAAACATGCCAAACAATTAAAAAATAACCAAATGGATGAAAAAAGTGAATTGATAGATTACTATTTAGAAAATGGTTATTCTGCAACAGATACCATTAATTTATTTAGTGAAAGAAAAATAAGTCAATTTAGAGCTTTGAGAGCAATGATAGGATATGTTAAAACTGATGATTGTAGACGAAAATATTTATTGAAATATTTTAATGAAGATTACAATAATCATAATGAAAATTGTTGCGACGGACTAAATACTCAATTGAATTTGCAGGATAATGGCTTGTTGAAAGGAATTAATCCTTACAAAAACCATAAAAATAATAAAAAATGGCAAGATATAGTGAAAACTCTTTTTTATAACAATTAA
- a CDS encoding LysM peptidoglycan-binding domain-containing protein — MNNNDDNNSFSRMEIRKKHRNHKLVAILLITILVVIGLSALAYGMISSPSNNDVNSNGNQTTSSSSSVVSSSSSSKSKKAAKSSSSMMSSSSSMSSNSASTVSKDKEQNNSNAASASSQASSTNNNTQSSHENSGYAVIGQDGMTDLYQVSRRYGVSVQDLMKINGLNNENHVTANQKIRVR, encoded by the coding sequence TTGAATAATAACGACGATAATAATTCATTCTCACGAATGGAAATAAGAAAAAAGCACAGAAACCACAAATTAGTTGCTATTCTTTTGATTACAATTCTTGTGGTAATTGGGCTAAGTGCGTTAGCTTACGGGATGATTAGCAGTCCAAGTAATAATGACGTTAATAGTAATGGAAATCAAACTACTAGTTCCAGCTCTAGTGTAGTATCTAGCAGCAGTTCTAGTAAGAGTAAAAAAGCTGCCAAAAGTAGTTCATCTATGATGTCATCAAGCTCATCAATGAGCAGTAATTCAGCATCTACTGTTTCTAAGGATAAAGAACAAAACAACAGTAATGCTGCAAGTGCATCATCACAAGCATCAAGCACCAATAACAATACTCAAAGTTCTCATGAAAACAGTGGATACGCTGTTATTGGACAAGATGGTATGACTGATTTATACCAAGTATCAAGAAGATATGGTGTATCAGTTCAAGACTTAATGAAGATTAATGGTTTGAATAATGAAAATCATGTAACTGCAAACCAAAAAATTAGAGTAAGATAG
- the cmk gene encoding (d)CMP kinase produces the protein MNDEKLQVAIDGPASAGKSTVAKLVAAKFSYVYCDTGAMYRSTTLKALRNGYKLDDEASILKMLANTEITFKPGEKQQKVFVDGEEVTNDIRQENVTNNVSTVASLSGVRKELVNRQQQIAAAGGIVMDGRDIGTTVLPDAKVKIFLIASVDERAERRFKDNAEKGIHVPLEKLKQEIEERDYKDSHRKVSPLTKADDAKEIDTTSMSIEDVVNAISNEIVKKQSV, from the coding sequence ATGAATGATGAAAAATTACAAGTAGCTATTGATGGACCTGCATCAGCAGGAAAAAGTACTGTAGCTAAGCTAGTTGCTGCAAAGTTTTCTTATGTTTATTGTGATACAGGTGCTATGTATCGTTCAACAACCTTGAAAGCATTGCGCAATGGGTATAAATTAGATGATGAAGCTTCCATATTGAAAATGTTAGCTAATACTGAGATTACTTTTAAACCTGGTGAAAAACAACAAAAAGTTTTTGTTGACGGTGAAGAAGTTACTAACGACATACGTCAAGAAAACGTTACAAATAATGTTTCAACAGTTGCTAGTTTAAGTGGTGTTAGAAAAGAATTAGTAAATAGACAACAACAAATTGCTGCTGCCGGTGGCATTGTTATGGATGGCCGCGATATTGGAACTACAGTTTTACCAGATGCTAAAGTTAAAATCTTTTTAATTGCTAGTGTTGATGAACGTGCTGAACGCCGTTTTAAGGATAACGCTGAAAAGGGCATTCATGTTCCATTAGAAAAATTAAAGCAAGAAATTGAAGAAAGAGATTACAAAGACTCTCATAGAAAGGTTTCACCTTTAACCAAAGCAGATGATGCTAAGGAAATTGATACAACTTCAATGTCAATTGAAGATGTAGTGAATGCTATTTCTAATGAAATTGTTAAAAAACAATCTGTATAA
- the rpsA gene encoding 30S ribosomal protein S1, with protein sequence MSESDEQTNKDLLKALDSVDQVEINEVVSGEILAIDNDHQLIIGIDNSGVEGVVPRRELSSQPVDDVESKFKVGDKGKFVVVSRIGDDKEGGSFLLSIRRLEERKVWDELKAKAENDETINVTVKNAVRGGLVVDAGVRGFIPASMITNHFVRNLNQYNGQQFECKIVEIVPEKNRLVLSHSEVVAKNEEEAREKVMSNLNVGDVVEGKVARMTDFGAFVDLGGVDGLVHVSEISYERVNKPSDVLKNGQDVKVKVIAMDEERGRISLSIKQTMPQPWDTVEEKAPKGSTVKVTIKRLVDFGAFAEVIPGVEGLIHISQISHKHVNTPSDVLKVGQVVDAKVLDVNPAEKRLALSLRALEPEEENEKDSSDNVETTDNATEDAPEEENGFTLGDIVGKGLDEDNQ encoded by the coding sequence ATGAGTGAATCAGATGAACAAACAAACAAAGATTTATTAAAAGCCTTGGATAGTGTGGACCAAGTTGAAATTAACGAAGTTGTTAGTGGTGAAATTTTAGCCATTGACAATGATCATCAATTAATTATTGGTATCGATAATTCAGGTGTAGAAGGAGTTGTTCCTCGTCGTGAATTATCATCACAACCAGTTGATGATGTAGAAAGCAAATTTAAAGTTGGAGACAAGGGTAAATTTGTTGTAGTTTCACGTATTGGTGATGACAAAGAAGGCGGAAGTTTTCTTCTATCAATCCGTCGTCTAGAAGAACGTAAAGTTTGGGACGAACTAAAAGCTAAAGCTGAAAATGATGAAACTATTAACGTTACAGTTAAAAATGCTGTACGTGGTGGTTTAGTAGTTGACGCTGGTGTTCGTGGATTTATCCCTGCATCAATGATTACTAATCATTTTGTAAGAAACTTAAACCAATACAATGGACAACAATTCGAATGCAAGATTGTTGAAATTGTTCCAGAAAAGAACAGATTAGTTCTATCACACAGTGAAGTTGTTGCTAAGAACGAAGAAGAAGCACGTGAAAAAGTTATGAGTAACTTAAACGTCGGTGACGTTGTAGAAGGAAAAGTTGCTCGTATGACTGATTTTGGTGCATTCGTTGATCTTGGCGGTGTTGATGGATTAGTTCACGTTTCTGAAATTTCATACGAACGAGTAAACAAACCATCAGACGTTCTAAAGAACGGTCAAGATGTTAAAGTTAAGGTTATCGCTATGGATGAAGAACGTGGCCGTATTTCATTATCAATCAAACAAACTATGCCACAACCATGGGATACTGTTGAAGAAAAAGCACCTAAAGGTAGTACAGTTAAAGTAACTATCAAGCGTCTTGTTGACTTTGGTGCCTTTGCTGAAGTAATTCCTGGTGTTGAAGGATTAATTCACATTTCACAAATTTCACACAAGCATGTTAATACACCTTCTGATGTATTAAAGGTTGGTCAAGTTGTTGATGCTAAGGTTCTAGATGTTAACCCAGCAGAAAAACGTTTAGCTCTATCATTAAGAGCTCTTGAACCAGAAGAAGAAAATGAAAAAGATTCAAGTGATAATGTTGAAACTACTGATAACGCTACCGAAGATGCTCCTGAAGAAGAAAATGGTTTCACTTTAGGTGACATTGTTGGTAAAGGATTAGACGAAGATAATCAATAA
- the der gene encoding ribosome biogenesis GTPase Der, with the protein MGLPTVAIVGRPNVGKSTIFNRIAGERISIVEDTPGVTRDRIYSHGEWLGHEFSMIDTGGIEISDQPFVKQIKAQAEVAMEEADVIIFMVNGKEGITNADDYIARMLYRTNKPVVLAVNKVDNFESRANIYDFYSLGLGDPYPISGAHGLGLGDLLDEVIKNFSEETDNSDDNNIRFSLIGRPNVGKSSLVNAILGENRVIVSNVAGTTRDAINTEFTSDGQDFTMVDTAGLRKRGKVYENTERYSVLRAMKAIDNSDVALIVLNAEEGIREQDKRIAGYAHEGGKGVVIIVNKWDTLKKTSSTQREFEAGIRSQFQYLSYAPILFVSALTKQRLNKIPALIKRVHANHAKRISSSALNDVLMDAIAMTPTPSINGKKLRIYYATQVKSEPPTIVVFVNDVELMHFSYSRYLENQIREQFDFMGTPIKIITRKRK; encoded by the coding sequence ATGGGTTTACCTACAGTTGCAATTGTTGGTCGTCCTAATGTCGGAAAATCAACAATATTTAATAGAATTGCGGGGGAAAGAATTTCTATCGTTGAAGATACCCCTGGAGTTACTCGAGACAGAATATATTCACATGGTGAATGGTTAGGTCATGAATTTAGTATGATCGATACTGGTGGTATTGAAATTAGTGATCAACCATTTGTAAAACAAATTAAGGCTCAAGCAGAAGTTGCCATGGAAGAAGCCGATGTAATTATTTTCATGGTTAATGGTAAGGAAGGTATAACTAATGCTGACGATTATATAGCTAGAATGTTATACCGTACTAATAAACCAGTTGTATTAGCAGTAAACAAAGTAGATAACTTTGAAAGCCGTGCTAACATTTATGATTTCTATTCACTAGGTTTAGGAGATCCATACCCTATCTCAGGTGCCCACGGATTAGGATTGGGTGACTTGTTGGATGAAGTAATTAAGAACTTCTCCGAAGAAACTGATAATAGTGATGATAATAATATTCGTTTCAGTTTAATTGGACGTCCTAATGTTGGAAAATCATCATTGGTTAATGCCATTTTAGGTGAAAATCGTGTAATTGTATCTAACGTAGCCGGAACTACCAGAGACGCTATAAATACAGAATTTACAAGTGATGGTCAAGACTTCACTATGGTGGATACTGCAGGATTAAGAAAACGTGGTAAAGTATATGAAAATACTGAACGTTATTCTGTATTACGTGCTATGAAGGCAATTGATAATAGTGACGTTGCTTTAATAGTATTAAATGCCGAAGAAGGTATTCGTGAACAAGATAAGCGTATTGCTGGATATGCTCATGAAGGTGGTAAAGGTGTTGTTATCATCGTAAATAAATGGGATACACTAAAGAAAACCAGCAGTACACAACGTGAATTTGAAGCAGGTATCAGAAGTCAATTCCAATACCTATCATATGCGCCTATTTTGTTTGTATCCGCGTTAACTAAGCAAAGATTAAACAAGATACCAGCGTTAATTAAACGTGTACATGCTAACCATGCAAAACGTATTTCTTCATCTGCATTGAATGATGTATTAATGGATGCTATTGCTATGACTCCAACACCAAGTATTAATGGTAAGAAGCTTAGAATCTACTATGCAACTCAAGTTAAGAGTGAACCACCTACTATTGTTGTATTTGTTAATGATGTAGAATTAATGCATTTTTCATACAGTAGATATCTAGAAAACCAAATTAGAGAGCAATTTGATTTTATGGGAACACCTATTAAAATCATTACTAGAAAACGTAAATAA
- a CDS encoding HU family DNA-binding protein, whose amino-acid sequence MANKAELVSSVAAKTGLTKKDATSAVDAVFESVQDNLAKGEKVQLIGFGNFEVRQRAARKGRNPQTGAEIQIPASKVPAFKPGKALKDAVK is encoded by the coding sequence ATGGCTAACAAGGCAGAATTAGTAAGTAGCGTAGCTGCAAAAACTGGTTTAACTAAGAAGGATGCAACTTCAGCTGTTGATGCTGTATTCGAATCAGTTCAAGACAACTTAGCTAAGGGTGAAAAGGTACAACTAATCGGTTTTGGTAACTTCGAAGTACGTCAACGTGCTGCTCGTAAGGGACGTAACCCTCAAACTGGTGCAGAAATTCAAATTCCTGCAAGCAAAGTACCTGCATTCAAACCAGGTAAAGCTTTAAAGGACGCTGTTAAATAA
- a CDS encoding tetratricopeptide repeat protein encodes MSYSEKALELLEAGKIDEFNKQYNLALHHDNDELLYSLAEELYSYGFTDQAKELYEKLLKKFPDEDELRTDIADILISEGNTDEALEKLSEISSDSPAYLQSLMVQADLYQTQGLFEVSKEKLLEAKKIAPDEEVVSFALAELLYNMGEYNKAIPVYLSLIKKGITNISAVNLVERIGISYANDSKFENAIGYLEQIKTIDMNSDVKFETAFTYLQLKEYDRAIDIFKELRDSDPQYATLYPYLGQALDKVNKQEESYRALQEGLGVDEYNEKLYLLAAREGLKLAKNDEALSYLRKGNEINPDDIEIVLELSNLLVNQENYEENIKLLDRYLDNHELDPQFYWNLAISYDKLDNLKEAHKNYIAAKPYFSDNATFLKQAALLCREYGDQDNASQLLRKYVELEPNDDEAAYLLDEYRDD; translated from the coding sequence TTGAGTTACTCTGAAAAAGCACTAGAATTGCTAGAAGCTGGAAAAATAGATGAATTTAATAAACAATATAATTTAGCCTTACACCATGATAATGATGAACTTCTATATTCTTTAGCAGAGGAATTGTATTCTTATGGATTTACTGATCAAGCTAAAGAACTTTATGAAAAGCTTTTAAAAAAGTTTCCTGATGAAGATGAATTAAGAACAGATATTGCTGATATATTAATTAGTGAAGGTAATACTGATGAAGCATTGGAAAAATTAAGTGAGATTAGTTCAGATTCACCTGCATATCTTCAATCTTTGATGGTACAAGCTGATTTATACCAAACTCAAGGACTATTTGAAGTAAGCAAAGAAAAACTCTTAGAAGCTAAAAAAATAGCTCCTGACGAAGAAGTAGTATCTTTTGCGTTAGCTGAATTACTATACAATATGGGTGAGTATAATAAAGCTATCCCAGTATATCTTTCATTGATTAAGAAGGGGATTACTAATATTTCAGCTGTTAATTTAGTCGAAAGAATTGGTATTTCTTATGCAAATGATAGTAAGTTTGAAAACGCAATTGGATACTTAGAACAAATCAAAACTATTGATATGAATTCCGATGTTAAGTTTGAAACTGCCTTTACCTACCTACAATTAAAAGAATATGATCGCGCAATTGATATTTTCAAAGAATTAAGAGATAGTGATCCACAATACGCTACTCTTTATCCATATTTAGGACAAGCGTTAGATAAGGTTAATAAACAAGAAGAATCATATCGTGCATTGCAAGAAGGTCTAGGAGTGGATGAATATAATGAAAAATTATATTTATTAGCTGCTCGTGAAGGCTTAAAACTTGCTAAAAATGATGAAGCATTAAGTTATTTACGTAAGGGTAATGAAATAAATCCAGATGACATCGAAATAGTTCTTGAGTTATCCAATTTATTAGTTAACCAAGAAAACTATGAAGAAAATATTAAGTTATTAGATAGATATCTAGATAATCATGAATTAGATCCACAATTCTATTGGAATCTAGCAATTTCATATGATAAGTTAGATAACTTAAAAGAAGCACACAAAAATTATATTGCTGCAAAACCATACTTCTCAGACAATGCTACTTTCTTAAAACAAGCTGCATTGTTATGTAGAGAATATGGTGATCAAGATAATGCATCTCAATTATTGCGTAAATATGTTGAACTAGAACCAAATGATGACGAAGCTGCATATTTATTAGACGAATACAGGGATGATTAA
- a CDS encoding site-specific integrase: MTKPNNYPYQDSFEKYLINKQLSEITIQEYSKTLMDLFNYLSNFNLAYQKDHRVNNLFNRDIENYLAMAQEKRQINNNTYNKILSHINVYFTFLFTHHLNSNLPTIDVESHKHTDKPHINLDWLSNIDNILQNDNLHFYTRMTILLISKGYKVDEILQPNFYKQLSNLKLSHAEKSFIQEFNNFIQPIQEKQNSKDIFLKQRLSSNPHITTPGLHKYLKPSEQILGFSLSPSNLFQSYVVNYIQKNPNLSNLELSNYLNLDLSSVVYYKKLVQQINQN; encoded by the coding sequence ATGACTAAACCAAATAATTATCCATATCAAGATAGTTTTGAAAAATATCTAATTAATAAACAACTATCTGAAATTACTATACAAGAATATTCTAAAACACTAATGGATTTATTTAACTATTTATCTAATTTTAATTTAGCCTATCAAAAAGATCATAGAGTTAATAATTTATTTAATCGTGATATTGAAAATTATCTTGCTATGGCACAAGAAAAACGCCAAATCAATAACAACACTTATAATAAAATTTTATCTCACATTAACGTTTATTTCACTTTCTTATTCACTCACCATCTTAATTCTAATCTTCCTACAATCGATGTGGAAAGTCATAAACATACTGATAAACCTCATATTAATCTAGACTGGTTATCCAATATAGATAATATCTTGCAAAATGATAACCTTCATTTCTATACTAGAATGACCATTTTACTCATCAGTAAGGGATATAAAGTTGACGAAATTTTACAACCTAACTTCTACAAACAGCTTTCTAATTTAAAACTATCACACGCAGAAAAATCTTTTATTCAAGAATTCAATAATTTTATTCAACCCATTCAGGAAAAGCAAAACAGCAAAGACATTTTCTTAAAACAACGCCTTTCCTCTAATCCACACATTACTACTCCTGGATTGCATAAATATCTAAAACCTAGTGAACAAATACTTGGATTCTCTCTTAGTCCATCCAACTTATTTCAATCTTACGTAGTAAATTATATACAAAAAAATCCAAACCTAAGCAATTTAGAATTATCTAATTACTTAAATTTGGATTTATCTTCCGTTGTATATTATAAAAAATTAGTCCAACAGATTAATCAAAATTAA